In Gammaproteobacteria bacterium, the following proteins share a genomic window:
- a CDS encoding malate dehydrogenase: MKKPVRIAVTGAAGQIGYQLVFRIAAGDLFGPGQPLILQLLELPIAQGALSGVVMELNDCAFPLVAGIVATDTAEIAFKDADYAILVGAKPRGAGMERKDLLLENAKIFSAQGKALNSAAKKSVRVLVVGNPANTNALITATNAPRIPARNITSMMRLDQNRAMSQLAAKTGAHVNDVKRLVIWGNHSSTQYPDVHQATVKGKPAVKLVDENWVQNDFIPTVQQRGAAVIKARGASSAASAAAAAIDHMRDWVLGSKNQWVSMGVASDGSYGIRKGIIYGFPVVCTKGEWKIVKGLKPNEFSRARMLATEKELLEEREGVKDLLNG; this comes from the coding sequence GTGAAAAAACCCGTCCGCATCGCCGTCACCGGTGCCGCCGGCCAGATCGGTTATCAGCTCGTATTCCGCATCGCCGCCGGCGACCTGTTCGGCCCCGGCCAGCCGCTGATCCTGCAACTGTTGGAACTGCCGATCGCCCAGGGCGCGCTGTCCGGCGTGGTCATGGAGCTCAACGACTGCGCGTTCCCGCTGGTCGCGGGCATCGTCGCCACCGACACGGCCGAAATAGCCTTCAAGGATGCGGATTACGCTATTCTGGTGGGCGCAAAACCGCGCGGCGCCGGCATGGAGCGCAAGGACCTGCTGCTGGAAAACGCCAAAATCTTCTCCGCGCAGGGCAAGGCGCTGAATAGCGCCGCGAAGAAATCCGTGCGGGTCCTGGTCGTGGGCAATCCGGCGAACACCAACGCGCTGATTACTGCGACCAACGCACCGCGCATCCCGGCCCGCAACATCACCTCGATGATGCGCCTCGATCAGAACCGTGCCATGTCGCAACTCGCCGCCAAAACCGGCGCACACGTAAACGATGTGAAACGCCTAGTTATCTGGGGCAATCACTCCTCGACGCAATATCCCGACGTCCATCAGGCCACCGTCAAGGGCAAACCCGCGGTCAAGCTCGTGGACGAAAACTGGGTGCAGAACGATTTCATTCCCACGGTGCAGCAGCGCGGCGCGGCGGTCATCAAGGCCCGCGGCGCGTCCTCGGCGGCTTCGGCCGCCGCTGCTGCCATTGACCACATGCGCGACTGGGTGCTGGGCAGCAAAAACCAGTGGGTGAGCATGGGAGTGGCGTCGGACGGCAGCTACGGCATTCGCAAGGGCATCATCTATGGATTCCCGGTGGTGTGCACCAAGGGCGAATGGAAAATCGTCAAGGGCCTGAAGCCCAACGAATTCTCCCGCGCGCGCATGCTGGCGACTGAGAAGGAATTGCTGGAGGAGCGCGAGGGCGTGAAAGATCTGCTGAACGGTTGA
- a CDS encoding ABC transporter ATP-binding protein, with product MSLLIKARGLTKHYGAFAALDKVDFDIEEGRIVGLIGPNGAGKTTALKAILGLTEFDGELDVLGHDPRQGREQMMNEVCFIADVATLPRWLKVANAIEYVEAVHPRFSRARALHFLERTKISQRSRVGQLSKGMVTQLHLALIMAIDARLLILDEPTLGLDILYRKEFYSNLLNDYFDEKRTILVTTHQVEEVEKLLTDLMFIHNGKLVLNDSMESVAEKYAEVLVNAERVEQARALKPLNEREVFGKKLFLFEGVDQNKLRELGEIHTPSIADLFVAKMKGEMQ from the coding sequence ATGAGCCTGTTAATCAAAGCCCGCGGCCTTACCAAACATTACGGTGCATTCGCCGCGCTCGACAAGGTGGACTTCGACATCGAGGAAGGCCGCATTGTGGGCCTGATCGGACCGAACGGCGCCGGCAAGACCACGGCGCTCAAGGCGATCCTCGGGCTCACGGAATTCGACGGCGAGCTGGACGTGCTCGGCCACGACCCGCGCCAGGGCCGCGAGCAGATGATGAACGAGGTGTGCTTCATCGCCGATGTGGCCACGTTGCCGCGCTGGCTCAAGGTGGCCAACGCCATCGAGTACGTGGAAGCGGTGCATCCGCGCTTCAGCCGCGCGCGTGCCCTGCATTTCCTGGAGCGCACCAAGATTTCGCAGCGCAGCCGGGTCGGCCAGCTGTCCAAAGGCATGGTTACGCAACTGCACCTGGCGCTGATCATGGCAATTGACGCCAGGCTCTTGATTCTCGACGAACCCACCCTCGGCTTGGATATCCTGTACCGCAAGGAGTTCTATTCGAACCTGCTCAACGACTATTTTGATGAGAAGCGCACCATCCTGGTCACCACCCATCAGGTGGAGGAAGTGGAAAAACTGCTCACCGACCTGATGTTCATCCACAACGGCAAGCTGGTGCTGAATGACTCGATGGAGTCCGTGGCGGAAAAGTACGCCGAAGTGCTGGTGAACGCCGAGCGTGTCGAGCAGGCGCGCGCGCTCAAGCCGCTGAATGAACGCGAAGTCTTTGGCAAGAAACTGTTCCTGTTTGAAGGTGTGGATCAGAACAAACTGCGGGAACTGGGCGAAATCCACACGCCAAGCATCGCCGACCTGTTCGTGGCGAAGATGAAAGGAGAAATGCAATGA
- a CDS encoding DUF6632 domain-containing protein, which yields MLRERTLKAVLVLVGLLFLAGAYLIVRPPFKDETFRMMLSLYVTLGVFLLLAVRNPVQHRSLIAFAAWSSLAHAGIMGFQVFRNLIAFNELPGVIALAVIGVILIVLAPPKVRLALS from the coding sequence ATGCTACGTGAACGCACGCTGAAAGCGGTACTGGTGTTGGTGGGACTGCTCTTTTTGGCAGGAGCCTATCTGATTGTGCGACCGCCGTTTAAAGACGAAACATTCCGCATGATGCTGAGCTTGTACGTTACCTTGGGCGTTTTCCTGCTGCTCGCGGTGCGTAACCCTGTGCAGCACCGCAGCCTGATTGCCTTTGCCGCCTGGTCGAGTCTGGCGCATGCTGGCATCATGGGATTTCAGGTATTCCGCAACTTGATCGCCTTCAACGAGTTGCCTGGCGTCATTGCTCTGGCGGTCATCGGTGTCATCCTGATCGTCCTCGCGCCGCCCAAGGTGAGGCTCGCGTTATCCTGA
- a CDS encoding cytochrome c oxidase assembly protein: MVFAAAVWLYARGVWRSPLSAPWRRQLLFWVGMLVIYTGLHTRLDYYAEHEFFIHRIQHIGLHHLGPFLIALAYPGVTMRRGLPLRWRLRLRTGLRWTPVRWLFNVLLHPLVAAVLFVGLIYLWLWPAVHFDAMLDWRLYHLMNYSMAADGMLFWWLILDRRTRPPARLSPGMRVFLALVVIAPQIVLGAYLSLANKDLYPIYSLCGRAFADISPLLDQHLGGLILWIPSSMMSVLAALIAFSYWLRLDGQGRLSKRKAARRATWRARVVAQTQGPEALAGRTGKSA, encoded by the coding sequence ATGGTTTTCGCGGCGGCCGTGTGGCTTTACGCGCGCGGTGTGTGGCGTTCGCCGCTGAGCGCGCCTTGGCGGCGCCAACTGCTGTTCTGGGTGGGCATGCTGGTGATCTATACCGGCCTGCACACGCGTCTCGATTATTACGCCGAGCATGAGTTCTTCATTCACCGCATCCAGCACATCGGCCTGCATCACCTCGGTCCGTTTCTGATCGCACTCGCCTATCCGGGCGTCACCATGCGACGGGGATTGCCGCTGCGCTGGCGCCTGCGTCTGCGCACGGGCCTGCGCTGGACTCCGGTACGCTGGCTGTTCAACGTGCTGCTGCATCCGCTGGTGGCGGCGGTGCTATTCGTCGGCCTGATTTATCTCTGGCTGTGGCCGGCGGTGCATTTCGACGCGATGCTGGACTGGCGGCTGTACCACCTGATGAACTACAGCATGGCGGCCGACGGCATGCTGTTCTGGTGGCTGATTCTCGACCGGCGCACGCGGCCGCCGGCGCGCCTGTCTCCGGGCATGCGCGTGTTCCTGGCCCTGGTGGTGATCGCGCCGCAAATCGTGCTCGGCGCTTACCTCAGCCTTGCCAACAAGGATCTATACCCGATCTACAGTCTGTGCGGGCGGGCGTTCGCGGACATTTCGCCGCTGCTGGATCAGCACCTGGGCGGCCTGATCCTGTGGATTCCGAGTTCGATGATGAGTGTGCTGGCCGCACTGATTGCCTTCAGCTACTGGTTGCGGCTGGACGGTCAGGGACGATTGTCGAAACGCAAGGCGGCGCGGCGTGCCACCTGGCGCGCGCGCGTGGTGGCGCAGACTCAGGGACCGGAAGCGTTGGCGGGTCGCACCGGAAAGTCAGCCTGA
- a CDS encoding GntR family transcriptional regulator translates to MDPKWSDNQPIYRQLRDRVVSMILEGSLKEGDPLPSVRTIAADYQINPLTVLKGYQALVDEELVEKRRGLGMFVKTGASRALMKNEREVFMKTEWPQIVLRIRRLDLDPRELLNAVDDGKRSKS, encoded by the coding sequence ATGGATCCCAAATGGAGCGACAACCAGCCGATCTACCGCCAATTGCGGGATCGGGTAGTGTCCATGATCCTTGAGGGTAGTCTCAAGGAAGGCGATCCGCTGCCCTCGGTGCGCACCATCGCCGCCGACTATCAGATCAACCCGCTCACGGTGCTCAAGGGTTACCAGGCGCTGGTGGATGAGGAACTGGTGGAAAAACGCCGCGGCCTCGGGATGTTCGTAAAGACCGGCGCGAGCCGTGCGCTCATGAAGAACGAACGCGAGGTGTTCATGAAAACCGAGTGGCCGCAGATTGTGCTGCGTATCCGCCGCCTGGACCTGGATCCCAGGGAATTGTTGAACGCCGTGGACGACGGCAAACGGAGCAAGTCATGA
- a CDS encoding SCO family protein — MRHICRRHLLVPALTAVLLAACQAQPQWQLTNVSGHLPDLKFTLTNELNQPVTAATYRGKVALMYFGYTHCPDVCPLTLAHMHQVMQQLGPAADGVQFLFVSVDPERDTPAVLRQYVAAFDPHIVGLTGTQDQIAALAKRYRAFYEREAPKRSSSNYEVSHSSAIYIFDRDGRARLLATPGDPQAAVVHDLKLLLEQKT; from the coding sequence ATGCGTCACATTTGCCGTCGTCATCTGCTTGTGCCCGCGCTGACCGCGGTGCTACTTGCCGCCTGTCAGGCCCAGCCGCAGTGGCAACTCACCAACGTGAGCGGGCATCTACCGGACCTGAAGTTCACGCTGACCAACGAGCTCAACCAGCCGGTCACGGCCGCGACGTACCGCGGCAAGGTCGCGCTGATGTATTTCGGCTATACGCATTGTCCCGATGTGTGCCCGCTGACGCTGGCCCACATGCATCAGGTGATGCAGCAGCTCGGTCCGGCCGCCGACGGCGTGCAATTCCTGTTCGTCAGCGTGGATCCCGAGCGCGATACGCCCGCGGTGCTGCGCCAGTACGTGGCCGCATTCGACCCGCACATCGTGGGACTTACCGGAACCCAGGACCAGATTGCGGCGCTCGCCAAGCGTTATCGCGCATTCTACGAACGTGAGGCGCCCAAGAGGTCTTCCAGCAACTACGAGGTCAGCCACAGTTCGGCGATCTACATCTTTGACCGCGATGGCCGCGCGCGCCTGCTGGCAACACCCGGCGATCCGCAAGCGGCGGTGGTGCATGACCTGAAGCTGCTGCTGGAACAGAAGACGTGA
- a CDS encoding copper chaperone PCu(A)C, whose translation MNPAHRRACVATALLGLVVCATAHAAPAPAKPTLQIEHAWIRWLPADLPAAAYAVIVNHGDANARLIGADSPDYDMVMLHRSRLDQGSSLMQAVADMDIPAHGQAALAPGGFHLMLSAARHAIKPGDTVKINLHFAGGAVLQADFPVRPANASGP comes from the coding sequence GTGAATCCCGCGCATCGGCGTGCGTGCGTGGCGACGGCCCTGCTTGGCCTTGTGGTGTGCGCAACCGCCCATGCAGCGCCGGCGCCGGCAAAACCCACCTTGCAGATCGAGCACGCCTGGATTCGCTGGCTGCCGGCGGATCTTCCGGCGGCGGCTTACGCCGTAATCGTGAACCACGGTGACGCGAACGCGCGGCTCATCGGCGCGGACAGCCCGGATTACGACATGGTGATGCTGCACCGCTCACGGCTGGATCAGGGTTCGAGCCTGATGCAAGCGGTTGCGGATATGGACATTCCCGCGCATGGTCAAGCGGCGCTCGCGCCCGGCGGTTTTCACTTGATGCTGAGCGCAGCGCGCCATGCCATCAAACCCGGCGACACGGTGAAGATCAACTTGCACTTTGCCGGTGGTGCCGTGCTTCAGGCTGACTTTCCGGTGCGACCCGCCAACGCTTCCGGTCCCTGA